The Photobacterium sanguinicancri genome includes the window GGGTTATAGCAACAACCTCTACCGTTCCTAACGTATTGATGGCTTTTGTTATCATCAAAGCACTACAAATTACCGGCGCACTGGATCTAATGGGTACATTGTTCTCGCCTGTTATGGCTATCTTCGGCCTACCAGGTGAAGCAGCTGCCGTACTTATCGGTGCATGGATGTCGATGGGTGGTGCTGTTGGTGTGGTTATCACACTGTTTGACCAAGGTATTCTTAATGGTCAGCACATCGCAATCCTTGCACCTGCGATTTACCTAATGGGTTCTCAGGTACAATACATGGGCCGTATCATGGGTCCTATTGGTACTGAAGGTCGCTACATCCCTGTGATGATTGCACTCTCTGTACTGAATGCTTTCGCCGCAATGTTTGTAATGAACATTTTGGTGTAAACACTTTAAGGGCCTTACAGGCCCTTTCTTATTTTATTCGCATTATTCCCCTTATTTCCTTTCTCTCCTAAATAAGGGCGTTTTGGAGTCAATATGAGCATTTCCCTACAAGATTTTTCACTAGAAAACTACTTAGAAGAACTTCGTCCATTAATCGATGTTGATTGCGGTACTTTGACCAAAGAAGGCATCGAAGTGATTGCCAACCAAATGGAAAAGAAATATCTCGACATGGGCTGGTACGTTAAGCGCGTCGACTGTGGCATTGCTGGCACTGGCCTTGAAGTTCGTAACAAGCCTGATTCAGAGCAAATCGATGTGATGATGATTGGCCACATGGACACCGTATTCCCAGTTGGGACCGTAGCGGCTCGCCCAATGACGACCGATGAAAACCGTGCCTATGGCCCTGGTGTTTCAGACATGAAATCAGGTCTTTTGAACGTTGTTTATGCCCTACGTAACATCGATAAAGCAGTTACTGATAAGCTGTCTATCTGCATTTGCATGAACCCTGATGAAGAAATCGGCTCACTACATTCTGAAGAGTGGCTAAAAAGCGTTGCTGTTAACGCGAAGAACGTTTTGGTTGCAGAAGCTGCGCGTGCTGATGGTTCGCTAGTAAAAGCGCGTAAAGGTATGGCTCGCTACCGTTTAGGCTTTGCCGGTAAAGCAGCGCACGCAGGTAACGATCCACAAAGTGGCCGTAGTGCAATCACTGAAATGGCAAACTGGGTTCTTGCTATCAATGCTCTCACTAACTTTGAAACTGGCACCACTCTGAACGTGGGTGTGGTTAACGGTGGTGCAGGCGCAAACATTGTTCCTGATCACGCTGAAGCCGTGGTTGATGTACGTTTCTGGGATAACGATGAGTATGCGGAGGCCGATGCAAAAATCCGCGCACTAACAGAAACACCGTTTGTTGATGGCGTAACGATTACGGTAGAGCGTGAAGCACATAAACCGTCTATGGTGCCATCTGAAAAAACAGAAGCATTAATGGCATTAGTAGAGCAATCTGGTCAAGAGCTGGGTATTGATATTAAATGGCAAGAAGTCGGTGGCGGTTCAGATGCTAACCTAACGGCGGTAATGGGAATTCCAACTCTGGATGGTTTTGGCCCAGCAGGTGCTGGTTTCCACAGTGCAGATGAATATTTAGAGTTAAATACTATTGAACCACGCGTGCAACTACTGATGCGTGTTCTTGAAAAATTAGCGGCGTAGTCATTCGTTAATTTGATCAAAAAGGGCGTTTAGCATCGCAGCTAAACGCCCTTTTTTAATCTTGCATATTTACAAGAATACGCTCAAAGCGTTAATTAATAAAATCAACCTTTTCAGCATATTTCACTTCTTCACAAGGAAGTAGCCCTCTTTCTTCACACAACTGACGAAGAAACTTCTCTTTCACTTTTAATAAGTGCTGACGCGATTCTGTGTGTGCTTTTCTTTGAATGGTGCGTGTCATTCTGGCATAGGTCATAAATGATCAGCCTTTCTCTATCCCTAACAACGCAATTACACACTATATGCTAGCAACTGCTATCCGACGCGGAATAGTACCTTAATCACGAATAAACTGAAACAAGAAAAGCACAGTTGCATATTAATAGAAGATCCCTCCTACTCCTTTATAGCTAATCACTCATTCCCATACTACATTTCACGACTAAAGATGCATTATACTTACAACTTAATGATCCTGATCAATGACGATATTAATCGTCACTCGTTATCCTTACCCTATAAAGTTGCAAAACAAATACACCTTAAAAAGGATCTAGCAATGTCGAACCTAGCAATGTTCTGTCACCAGTGCTCTATGGCGCAAAGTGGCGGCTGTGGTAGCACAGGTAAAACACAAGGTACATGTGGTAAAGATGAAAACCTATCACGTCTCCAAGATATTATGATTTTTGGCTTAAAGGGCCTATCAGCATACCGTACCCATGCTGACGATCTTGGTGCTGCTACTAAGTCTGTCGACGACGTTATCGCAGAGACACTGTATTTCACGCTGACTAACGTAAACTTCAGCTTCGACCAGCACATTGCTCAGCTGATGAAAATTGGTGGTGCAGGTAGCGAGATGATGTCTATTCTTGGTGAAGCTCACCACGGTCGCTTAGGGATCCCTACTCCCGTTTGCGTTCCACAGAATAAAGCTGAAGGTAAAGGCATCCTAGTTACAGGTCACGACCTTGAGTTACTTGAGCGTCTATTGATTGCAACTGAAGGCAAAGGTATCAACATCTACACCCACTCAGAGATGTTGCCAGCGCACGGTTACCCTGAACTGCGTAAATACGCGCACCTAAAAGGTAACGTGGGTAAAGCATGGTTCGATCAGAAAAAACTGTTCCAACAATGGAACGGTACTATCATTGTTACCACTAACTGTATTGTGCCACCAACAGGCCGCGCAGATTATGCCGATCGTCTATACAGCTACGGTATTGTCGGTATTGATAACTGCCGTCAACTTGAAGATGACTTCGCACCGCTTATTGAGCAAACACTCGCACTACCTGATATTGAAGGTTTCGATAGCGAAGAGACCCTAATGACGGGCCATAACTACAAGACAATTTTGGGTCTAGCACCACAAATTCTTGATGCGGTTAACGCAGGTAAGATTAAGCGATTCTTCGTGGTTGCGGGTTGTGATAAACCAGGTAAACCGAACGATTACTTCCGCGATCTTGCACTATCTATCCCTGATGACTGCATCATCTTGACGTCTTCTTGCGGTAAATTCCGCTTTAATGATCACGATTTCGGCACGATTCCTGGCACTGAGATCCCTCGTTACCTCGACCTTGGTCAGTGTAACGACAGCTACGGTGCAGTAATGATTGCGCTAGCACTAAGCGATGCGATGGGTGTACCTGTAAACGAATTACCAGTGAACATCGTTCTTTCTTGGATGGAGCAAAAAGCGGTACTGATCCTACTTGCACTGTTCAACTTAGGTATCCAAAACATCTACTTAGGTCCAAACCCACCAGAGTTTGTAAACGAAGATATCTTTGCGTTCCTACAGCAGCAGTTCAACCTGCAGCTAACAGGTGATGCACAAGAAGATTTAGTAAAAATGCTAAATCCACAACCAAAAATTGAGGTTGTAGAAGCGTAATACGTTTTTATATCTATCCCGTCTACGTTATTCGGCACTAAATCGAATATCGGGATAGACCTCATGAGTCGCTTCCACCCTACCCACTCAGGAAGCGACTCACCCCACATATATTGCTAATAAGAAATTATTACAGTGCTCGTTCGCTGGAGCTTGCTATGTCTGAACAAAAAAATATTTATAAAACATTAGACGGTAATGAAGCCGCTGCATCCATCGCTTACCGTTGTAATGAAGTGATCGGTATCTACCCAATCACACCGTCCTCCCCTATGTCTGAAGCCTGTGAGACATGGGAAAGCCAATCAAAGAAAAACCTGTGGGGACAAGTACCCCGAGTGATTGAAATGCAATCGGAAGGTGGCGCTGCTGGTGCTGTTCACGGCGCATTAATGGCAGGTTCACTGGCAACAACCTTTACATCATCACAGGGGTTACTGCTTAAGATCCCTAATATGTATAAAATTGCAGGTGAACTAACACCGTTTGTTATGCATGTTGCCGCGCGTACGTTAGCTACCCATGCTTTATCTATTTTTGGCGACCATTCAGATGTCATGGCCGTACGCCAAACGGGCTTTGCCATGCTAGCTGCCAATTCCGTTCAACAAGCGCACGACTTCTCGCTGATCGCACAAGCCTCGACACTTGATAGCCGCATTCCATTTGTACATTTTTTTGATGGTTTCCGTACCTCGCACGAGATCAACAAGATCGCCATGATCCATGATGACACCATCACTGACATGATCGATCAAAATACGGTTGATGCATTCCATCAGCGCGGCCTTACGCCTGATGCACCGAGTATCCGTGGTACTGCACAAAATCCTGATACCTTCTTCCAGTCTCGAGAAGCTGCCAACTCATTCTATACGGCGTGTCCAGATACCGTCGCAGATAACATGGCGAAGTTTGCCAAGCTCACTGGCCGTGAATACAAACTGTTTGATTACTACGGTCATCCAGAAGCCACTAACATCATCATTGTGATGGGCTCTGCTACCTCGACTGTTCAACAAGCCGTTGATCATCAATTACAAGCAGGCCAAAAAGTGGGCGTGCTCAACGTTCACCTGTACCGACCATTTTCATTGAAGCACTTCTTACAAGTGCTGCCAGCCAGTGTAAAAAACATTGCGGTGCTCGATCGCACCAAAGAACCAGGTGCAATGGGCGAGCCGCTTTACCTTGATGTAGTAGCAAGCCTCACTCAAGCCGTTGCGGCACAGACGCTTAGCCAACTTCCTCGAATTATGGGTGGACGTTACGGCTTATCATCAAAAGAGTTCAACCCAAGCCATGCCAATGCGATCTTTACTGCAATGGCGGAAGATCGTTTACATCATAATTTTACTGTTGGTATTACCGATGACATCACGCACCTCTCTTTGCCTGTTAAAACGCAAATTGATGCCGAGCCAAGCTCTCGCCTTCGTGCGCTATTTTATGGTTTAGGCGCAGATGGCACCGTCAGTGCCAACAAAAACACCATCAAGATCATTGGTGAAAATACCGATTTACACGCCCAAGGTTACTTCGTCTACGACTCGAAAAAATCAGGCGGTACCACCGTCTCGCATTTACGTATTGATCAGCACCCAGTCGAAGCACCGTACTTGATCGAGCAAGCAGAGTTCATTGCCTGCCACCAATTCCAATTCATCAATAAATTGGAAATGGTCGAGCGTGCGGCACCGCAAGCGACATTACTGCTTAACAGCCCTCACTCGGCTGAAAACGTATGGCAATACCTGCCCCGCGAAGTACAGCAGCAAATCATTGATAAACAGCTGTCTATGTATGTGATTGATGCTGTATCACTGGCGCGCGAGCTAGGGTTAAAAAATCGCATTAATACCATCATGCAGGCGGGTTTCTTTGCGTTAAGCGAGATGATGCCCACCGAACAAGCGCTCGAAAAACTCAATCAAGCGATTGAGCAATCGTACAGTAAGCGTGGCCCAGCCATTGTCGAAGCGAACCAAAAAGCGGTGGCCGCAACCGTTGCCCGTATTGAGCAAGTGACGATTCCAAGCACAGTAACCAGCACTTTCTCTCGCCCTGCAGTTGTTAGCGAGCGGGCGCCAGATCTAGTCAAACACGTCAGTGCCATGATGATGGCCGATAAAGGCGACTTACTACCAGTAAGTGCTTTCCCTGTTGATGGCACATGGCCAACCGCCACCAGTCAATGGGAAAAACGCAACATTGCCCAAGAAATTCCAGTATGGGAAGAAGACCTTTGTACCCAATGTAATATCTGTACTTTGGTTTGCCCACACGCAGCAATCAGAGCAAAAGCCGTCAATGCTGATGACTTAGCTGACGCACCAGAAGGCTTTAAAGTCACAGAATACAAGCAACGTGATTTCAAAGGGCAGCAATACACCCTCCAAGTTTCACCACAGGACTGTACGGGCTGTAATCTCTGTACTATGGCTTGCCCTGCAAGTGATAAAGACGACCCAAGCCGTAAGGCCATCAACTTGCAACCAAAAGTTGAACACATTGAAAGCCAAAGTGAAAACTACCAGTACTTCACTGAACTACCTGAGCTTGCTCGCATCGATATTAAGCGAATCGATGCTCGTAGCAGTCAATTGTTACAACCCTTGTTTGAGTTCTCTGGTGCATGTTCTGGCTGTGGCGAAACCTCTTATATCAAGCTACTCACCCAACTGTTTGGTGATCGTATGCTAATCGCCAATGCAACAGGCTGTTCTTCTATCTACGGTGGTAACTTACCGACAACGCCGTATGCGGTAGACAAAAACGGCCGTGGTCCTGCGTGGGCAAACTCTCTATTTGAAGATAACGCTGAATTTGGTTTGGGTATGCGTCTTGCGCTCAACAGTAAACGCGATCGCGTATTGCATTTACTAGAACAAGTTGCCGATGTGATCCCAACCGAATTACGTGAACAACTCATCAATGACGCTTTCGACAGTAGCGAAGCGGCCGTGTGCCGTCAGCGCGACAACGTCAACAAACTCCGAGCTCAACTTGATTTCTCGCATCAAGCACTCATCAACAGCGCAGATGATTTAGTCGCCAAAAGTAACTGGATTGTCGGTGGTGACGGCTGGGCATATGACATCGACTTTGGTGGCCTCGACCATGTGCTGTCTGGCAGCGATAACGTTAATGTCTTAGTGATGGATACCCAGGGTTACTCCAACACAGGCGGCCAGCAATCAAAAGCAACCCCAACAGGCGCCGTAGCAAAGTTTGCCACTCAAGGTAAAGCGAGCAACGGTAAAGATCTAGCCGTTAATATCATGATGCACGGCAATGTCTATGTCGCCAAAATCGCCCTTGGTGCCAATATGAATCATGCCGTTAAAGCCCTACAGGAAGCCGAAGCTTACCCTGGTCCTTCACTGGTTATAGCCTACTCACCGTGTATTACCCATGGTTTTGATATGGCTGAAGGTGTCGAACATCAGCAACTATTGGTTGAAACCGGCCTATGGCCACTATTCCGCTTTGATCCTCGCCGTACCGAGAAAGGCCGCGCCGCACTGCAACTGGACTCGAAGCCACCGAAAAAAGACGTCGAAGAGCTTATTAGCAAAGAAGCACGCTTTACACAGGTTCAGCGTAAAGACCCAGAGCGCTATGCAGCAAACCTTGAACGTTTACGTCAACAAGTTAGCCATAAGCATCAACTCTTAAACCAATTATTAGAGTGGAAATAAACGCGTAACTGACGCCACTCACGCTTTACATTTTTATCACTAAATTACAGAGAAGCTGCCTACGGGCAGCAAAGGAGACACCATGACAGCTCAACTTAATACTGCTATTTTCTTTGGTAGTGACACAGGAAATACCGAAGCCGCAGCACAAAAAATCGCAGAAAAGCTCAACCTTGAAGCCCAAGACATTGCTGGGTGTACTAGCGAGATCTTTGATGACTATGAACTACTTATCTTAGGTACGCCGACTGCAAACTATGGCGAGATGCAACCTGACTGGGACTACTTCGTACCAGAGCTAGAAGATGCTGATTTAAGTGGCAAAAAAGTAGCGCTATTTGGTCTTGGCGATCAAATTGATTACCCAGACAGCTTCTTGGATGCAATGGGAGACTTAGCAGATTTAGTGGTTGAGGCAGGCGGTGAGTTAGTAGGCGCTTGGTCAACTGAAGGGTATGATTTTAATGATTCTCGCGCAGAAAAAGAGAGTGGTAAATTTGTAGGCTTGGCACTTGATGAAGACCGTCAACCTGAATTAACCGATGATCGTATTGCCACTTGGTTAACAACATTAGGTTTCAACCTGTAGTTATACCCAAAAGGCCGGTTAAAAATAAAAACAAAGAAGGCTGCCGTGGCAGCCTTTTTTACTTGAGAGCTAAATTGCTAATGAAACGACATTAGATCGAGTGTCTCAGATAGATGAATAATTACCCTTTATGACTCGCCCCTGCCGCCTGCTCTGTATGGCGATGTCCCGCACGTAAACTATCCATTTTGAAATGAAAAGCTTTCATCGGGTGCCGCCAAAAAAAACGAGGCAACGACCAGCGTAAAACATGCGTCAAATGAAGGCGTTTCGCTGGTGGGTAGCAAGAGGCAGAACAACATTGGCATGTCGGCTTTTCATTACCTAATCGACAGCTTGTCATTCTACTTTCAACGTAAGCGATAAGGCCTTCGCATTCAGGGCACATAATTGCCCCACGATGCAGCGTTTTACAATACAGGCGAATCATCGCCTTCACTGTGTCCAGTTCACGCTGCGAACGAACTGAATGTTGGTTTTGAACTATCATAGTGCGGCTTATTATCCACCGCGCGTACAAAGAAGATTTGATAAGGATCAACTTTGCATTGTGATCGCACTATTATCCTCTATAGCCTGTATAGTCACAGTATAAAGGTCTGATTCTGAGATAGGCTTACCTATATGACCTTGCATTCCTGCTTCTCGACACAGTGCGACATCCGCCGCCATAACATTGGCTGTCATCGCAATTATTGCCGTATCGACATTAATTCCATCCATTTCACGAATAGCTTTAGTTGCACCGACGCCGTCTAGACGTGGCATTTGCATATCCATATAAATAACATCAAACAACTCGCGCTGTGCTTTTTCTACCGCCTCAACACCATCGCATGCCGTATCAATAGAAAAACCTAGACGGCTCAATAACTGGCTGGCAATAAGACGGTTCACGTTATTATCTTCAACCAGTAAACAACGTTGTCCTATAAAAGGAGGCTCACAGGAAGCGCTTTCCGCGGCCATTAAGTGTGAAACTGATGGATTCTCGCGGCTTTTAGCCATAGAGAATGGTAGCGTTACAACAAACTCAGAACCCAATCCCTCTTTGCTAATAACATGAATCCCCCCATCCATAAGTTCAATCAACTGACGAGTGATCGTTAACCCCAACCCCGAGCCACCGAAACGCCGCGTTGTCGTTTCATCCGCTTGCGAAAACTTATCAAAAATATGCTCAATTTTTTCATTCGGTATGCCAATACCACTATCTGATACCTTTATTTCAACCACGACGGTATGTTTATCGCGTTGGACTAAGGCCACATCCAAGTGAATAAAGCCTTGTTCTGTGAACTTATTGGCGTTACCTAGCAGGTTAATAAGAATTTGCTGAATACGAGTAGGATCCCCTAATAATGTCAGAGGAATAGCATCATCATAATGCAGTCGATAATCAACTAAAGCTGGGTTTTCAATCGTTGGACGAAGTAATGCATGAGCGTATTTGGCTATTTCGTGCAGATTGAATGGCACAGACTCAAGTTCAACTTTACTCGATTCTATTTTGCTAAAGTCCAAAATATCATTAATTAGTGTCATCAAACTTTTCGCTGAATGACTGATAATCGACACATATTCTCGCTGTTGTCTCGATAAGGATTCACTTTGCATTAAACCTGCAGCACCAATAATACCATTCATTGGGGTGCGAATTTCATGGCTCATGTTGGCTAAAAATTGCTGCTTCGCTTCAGCCGCTTTTAGCGCTTGCTGCTTGGCAGTAATCAAACTTTTACTACGCTGATTAAAACGATAAACCAAGGCGCCTAATTCATCACGGTGATAAACAGGTAAAGGGGTAAATTCCTCATCATTTCTTTGTTCGGCTAATGCTTCACGAACTGACTTTAATGGTTTAAAAATTCGTCGGTAAAAAAAGATAAAGGTGACGGCAATGAATACCACAACAACAGGCAACATAAACAAGAGTAGCTGCCTTTCTAGTTGAATAGCTTGGGCGTACATATCATGTTGAGGAACACCTTGAATTAACATCCATTGCATTCGAGGAATACGAATCGCGGAAATAAATGCCGCTTGGTTCAAGATAGGATCGGTATCCACATTCAAGCTAAACAAGGGCTGAGATCGGCTCATATTTTCATCGGGGTACAGCAACTCGGTCGCAACTGAAATTGCATAGCTAATTGAGATACTCAGTGAGTGTTCAACTATTTTTTTTGCCAGGAGATCTACTTTTTTGTCGGTTTGATATTGGTGACGTCGTTTCGCCATGATGTCATTAATCGCGACAGCAATTGGCGTGAAACTCGGTTCATTTTCAGAATATTCATGGCTTAAAATATAGCTTGGGGCCTCAGTGGCTGTATCCATCACTCTGTCAGGTTCCGGATAGGCTAAAAAACGTCCCGAGCGATCCAACAAAGAAAAATAAACACCTTGCTGCTGACCTTGTTCAACCAAGTAGGTATTAAGCGCTTTAACACGGATATCTAATGTGACAACACCAGCAAACTCCCCTTTAGAGAAATAAGGCACGGTACAAGTTACCATAGGCTCTGCTGTATAAGGGTCGGTATAAGATTGCGACCAGTACGCATCACCCGCGGTTAACCAACGTGCAGGGGCAAACCACTCTGCAGCATAATAGGGCGCCGATAAATGGTTATTATAGCTATCAATTCGCTCAACCGACCCCGTGCTGTTTTTGGTATAAAACAGACTATTCAGTAGCTTTCTATCACCATCATAAGCATCAGGCCAAATCCCACCGCCCGCTATAAACTTACCGATAGCTGGGCTCGTCAGTAGATTTTGGAAGAAGCTATCGAGTACGTCAGGGGATTCAATGGTTTCGACGGCATTTGATAAACTCAGTGCAGCAATCTCAATTTTAGCGCCAAGTTGAACAATAGACTGACCGACGGCTTCCGATTCCGCAGCGACCCTCTGCTCAGCTGATTGAATAGAAAGCCGAAAACCGACCGTTTCCATCACGTACACAATGCTCAACACAACCATTAGCAAAAGAGCCACTAACAACGTAAGGCCCTTAAAACTTATAGACTGATACCAAGCAATCACTTTCGGCTTCATTGGTGCAAACACACTCTTACGCAACTCCCTCGTCATAAACCGCTAAGTTCTCTGCCTCTAAATAGTAAGTCGCAGCAGAAATAGTATCTGTTAGCAGTAAATCAAACGCTCGGTAATCAGCATCGCTAACAGGTTGTCCTTGCTTAAACCTCGTCTCAATGTCACCCGCTAGCACTCTTAATGGATGAGCACCTAAACTTGAAGAGACCCCCTTGATGCTATGAACGATTCGAATCGCATCTTCTGATATTTCAGTGCTATTGTGGACTTGCTGTAATAGTTTTTTTCCATCATTTACGTGCTCATCAATAAAGATTTCCAGCAGCATTTTTACTGAGTCAGCATCGTCATCCATAGTGGTCATCATGTACTTAATATCTATCAGTGAACTCCTCTTAGCATCTGGTTCCTGACGGCCTTCGGCAGCTGTGTCACAATCTCTAGGAGTAAGTTCTTGCTGTATCGTGACCTTATTTTCAGAGAGCCCTGCAGCTCCATTATCCGCGACTTGATCATTCATCAAGGTATTTTCTGAACAAGCCACATCAAATTCAACGCTGCCCTCTTCTGGCTTAGACTTCTCGTTTTCAGGCTCAAACTTTTTTACTGCAACCGTGACACCTTGCGTTTCTAGATAAACCTGTACTGTTTTCACCACACCCTTAAGGATAGTGTCTAATTCAGCACTGTCACTCTCAACAATCATATCTTCTTTTTTAATTGCTAACTCCAAGCGTTCAGCGATATTTTTCAAAGCATTAGAACCGATACTGCCAGCTACACCTTTTAAACTATGAACAATACGTGCAGCATCATCAATACGGCCATCCTCAAGCGCTAATCTAAAGTAGATACCATCACTACCGTGCTCTTGAACAAAAATTTCTAGTAGCATGATGACCGAATCGAGATCTTCATCCATGCAATGCAGTATATGGCGAAGGTCAAATAACTCTATCGATGAAAGCGCAGGAGATGCCGATATTGACTTCTCTGTATTAGAAGACGCATCCAACTCAATATGCCCAGCTTGAGTCTCTGTATCGTCAATACTCTGGTGTGCTGGCGTACTCAACTCTGGTTCATTTTGTCGGATGAGGGGCTTACTAGAATCAGATTGTGCAGGTGAAACTTGCCCCGTATCTGTTGGTGTGCTTGCTGTCGTCTTACCCGACACAATATTATCAGGCTGGTGTTGAGTATTGCTGCCCTGCACTTCTTTTTTCCGAGCTGACTCAGCCTTCACAGCTAGCGCTTTGTTTGGCAATAGTTTAAAAAGCAGATTAAGCCATGTACTTATCGCGACGATAATAACGAGCACCACCATAAGAAATAACTGGCCGAACTCATACTGACTACGTATTTCTTTTGTCTTATGCAGCACACTATTATATGTGTCATCAAAAGGGGTTAGATGAATATTTTGAACCGCCTGTAAATACTGCACATAGCGCGAAAGCATAGGTAGAATAGACTTTATGACGAACTTAGCTTGGACTTGTAACTCTGGGCTCAGCTGCTGTTGCTGTGTATCAATAGACAGTAATGAACGATTCAACTCTTCTAAAACCGCGTCATTATTTGTTTGCTCTTGGCTTAATAAGCTCAACAAATCCAACGTCAGTTGATGATATAGCGATTCAAGTTCTGGACTCTGGTTTGCTTTTTGTGCGTCAATCAAAGTTAAAGCTATATTGCTAAAAGCGTCATGACTCATCAAAGCAATATCAAGCTGCTCTGCATACTGACTACCTTGTAGCGTTAGCTTATTTAATTCAGTTTTCAGTTCCCCTCCAGCTTGATGGTTGCTTAGTTGCAGCAGCCGCTGACGGAAAACTATCGATATTTTGCTTGGGTTATCAATGGATTCAAACCGATTCACAACAGCTTGCTTATGTAGACTAAGTGCTTCGGCTTGCAGTTGCTCAACGTCAGTTTCAATACTCGTTAATCGGCTCGACTGTCCGTATAAATAGGCAAACGCCACACCTATCAACAAACTCAGCACAAAAAGAGCACGAGATACCCAAACAGCTTTTGTAGACTGTTGTTGTACTGTCGTTACACTGGGTGGGAAGGCAATCTTATTGTCATCATCCATGTCTGCTCCTGAAGGCGCAAGTAGTTAATATTGCAAGCATAATATTAGACAATGATGCCTAGTTAAGCCAACAAACTTCCATGTAATACTTATTCTCGCCTATCAGCATTTATGCCCACAAGATCACGAAAAACGTGACGAATTGACAAAACGATCATGCAATAACGAGCGGCAATGGCTTACACAACTGTAAGCCAAGCGCAAAGGCTATCAAGCGACAAAGAGAACTCCTCCCTATCGCTTTACAGTAGTAACGAATAGCTTAACTATCAGAATTCAAGCGACGCTGTAGCTGATCTTTTAAGTTAGGCGGTGTACCTTTAATCGTTAACGTATCTGTTTCTGCATCATAAAAAACACGCTCACCCAGCAACATACTGTCAAAGTTAATAGACATACCACCACCTGAACCAACAAACTTAGTTAACTTGCGCATAGCAGTGCGATCAGCTGGGAAGCTTTCTTCAAGTTCATAGCCTTGCTG containing:
- a CDS encoding Hpt domain-containing protein, whose amino-acid sequence is MDDDNKIAFPPSVTTVQQQSTKAVWVSRALFVLSLLIGVAFAYLYGQSSRLTSIETDVEQLQAEALSLHKQAVVNRFESIDNPSKISIVFRQRLLQLSNHQAGGELKTELNKLTLQGSQYAEQLDIALMSHDAFSNIALTLIDAQKANQSPELESLYHQLTLDLLSLLSQEQTNNDAVLEELNRSLLSIDTQQQQLSPELQVQAKFVIKSILPMLSRYVQYLQAVQNIHLTPFDDTYNSVLHKTKEIRSQYEFGQLFLMVVLVIIVAISTWLNLLFKLLPNKALAVKAESARKKEVQGSNTQHQPDNIVSGKTTASTPTDTGQVSPAQSDSSKPLIRQNEPELSTPAHQSIDDTETQAGHIELDASSNTEKSISASPALSSIELFDLRHILHCMDEDLDSVIMLLEIFVQEHGSDGIYFRLALEDGRIDDAARIVHSLKGVAGSIGSNALKNIAERLELAIKKEDMIVESDSAELDTILKGVVKTVQVYLETQGVTVAVKKFEPENEKSKPEEGSVEFDVACSENTLMNDQVADNGAAGLSENKVTIQQELTPRDCDTAAEGRQEPDAKRSSLIDIKYMMTTMDDDADSVKMLLEIFIDEHVNDGKKLLQQVHNSTEISEDAIRIVHSIKGVSSSLGAHPLRVLAGDIETRFKQGQPVSDADYRAFDLLLTDTISAATYYLEAENLAVYDEGVA
- a CDS encoding hybrid sensor histidine kinase/response regulator yields the protein MTRELRKSVFAPMKPKVIAWYQSISFKGLTLLVALLLMVVLSIVYVMETVGFRLSIQSAEQRVAAESEAVGQSIVQLGAKIEIAALSLSNAVETIESPDVLDSFFQNLLTSPAIGKFIAGGGIWPDAYDGDRKLLNSLFYTKNSTGSVERIDSYNNHLSAPYYAAEWFAPARWLTAGDAYWSQSYTDPYTAEPMVTCTVPYFSKGEFAGVVTLDIRVKALNTYLVEQGQQQGVYFSLLDRSGRFLAYPEPDRVMDTATEAPSYILSHEYSENEPSFTPIAVAINDIMAKRRHQYQTDKKVDLLAKKIVEHSLSISISYAISVATELLYPDENMSRSQPLFSLNVDTDPILNQAAFISAIRIPRMQWMLIQGVPQHDMYAQAIQLERQLLLFMLPVVVVFIAVTFIFFYRRIFKPLKSVREALAEQRNDEEFTPLPVYHRDELGALVYRFNQRSKSLITAKQQALKAAEAKQQFLANMSHEIRTPMNGIIGAAGLMQSESLSRQQREYVSIISHSAKSLMTLINDILDFSKIESSKVELESVPFNLHEIAKYAHALLRPTIENPALVDYRLHYDDAIPLTLLGDPTRIQQILINLLGNANKFTEQGFIHLDVALVQRDKHTVVVEIKVSDSGIGIPNEKIEHIFDKFSQADETTTRRFGGSGLGLTITRQLIELMDGGIHVISKEGLGSEFVVTLPFSMAKSRENPSVSHLMAAESASCEPPFIGQRCLLVEDNNVNRLIASQLLSRLGFSIDTACDGVEAVEKAQRELFDVIYMDMQMPRLDGVGATKAIREMDGINVDTAIIAMTANVMAADVALCREAGMQGHIGKPISESDLYTVTIQAIEDNSAITMQS
- a CDS encoding nitrous oxide-stimulated promoter family protein: MIVQNQHSVRSQRELDTVKAMIRLYCKTLHRGAIMCPECEGLIAYVESRMTSCRLGNEKPTCQCCSASCYPPAKRLHLTHVLRWSLPRFFWRHPMKAFHFKMDSLRAGHRHTEQAAGASHKG